Below is a genomic region from Actinomadura sp. NAK00032.
TCCACGCCCTGCTGCACGTCGACGACACCGTCAACATGGACAGCCGCACGGTGCTCGGATGCCTCCCCACCGCCGGCGCCGACCTGACGGCCCTGCTCGACGTCCCCGGCACCGACCCCTTCCACTCCGCCCTGCTCCGCTCGCTCGATCCGGGCGCGGGCTCCCTCCACGCGACCACGGAGGTGCTGAGCTGGATCACCGAGGTCCGGACGATGACGGACATGCGCGCCAGGCTGGTCCCGCTCGGCCAGGTAGCGGGCTGGCGGCGGACCGCCGCGGCCGTCGCCCACGGCAGCGGCCGCTACTTCGAGGTCATCGGGGTGCGGGTCCGCGCGGAGGGGCGCGAGGTCGCGCACTGGTCCCAGCCGATGATCCGGCCGGTGGCGACGGGCGTCATCGCCTTCCTCGTCTGCTCGATCGGCGGCGTCCTCCACGTGCTGATGCGGGCGTCGGCGCAGCCCGGGTTCGTGGACGTGATCGAGCTGGCGCCGACCGTCCAGGCCACGCCGGCGAACCACGCGCACCTCCCCGCGGCGGCGCGCCCCCGGTTCCTGGACGAGGTGCTGCGGGCCCGCCCCGACCGGGTCAGGTTCGACACCGTCCTGTCGGAGGAGGGCGGCCGGTTCTTCCACGCCCGCAACCGGTGCCTCATCGTCGAGACCCGGCCGGACGCCGCCGCGGAGTCGCCCGGATTCCGCTGGCTGGCGCTGCACCAGCTCGGCGACCTCGTGCGGCACGGCCACTACCTCAACGTCGAGGCCCGCAGCCTGCTGGCCTGCATGCAGAGCCTGACACCGGCCGCCGGAGCCCCGCGATGAAGGGCATCATCCTCGCCGGCGGCACCGGATCGCGGCTGCACCCCGCCAGCCTCGCGGTCTCCAAGCAGCTCTTCCCCGTCTGCGGCAAGCCGATGGTCTACTACCCGCTGTCGGTGCTCATGCTCGCCGGCGTGCGGGACATCCTCATCATCTCCACGCCCGTCGACCTGCCGCTGTTCCGGCGCCTGCTCGGCGACGGCTCCCGGCTGGGGCTCCGCATCCGCTACGCCGCGCAGGACGAGCCGCGCGGGCTGGCGGACGCCCTCCTCATCGGCGCGGACCACATCGGCGACGGGCCCGTGGCGCTGGTCCTCGGGGACAACATCTTCCACGGCAACTCGTTCGTGGACCTGCTGACCGACAACAGCGAGGACGTCGACGGGTGCGTGCTGTTCGGCCACCCGGTCAACGACCCCGAGCGCTACGGCGTCCTGGAGACCGACGAGCGGGGCCGGCTGGTCTCGATCGAGGAGAAGCCCGAGCGTCCCCGCTCCAACCATGTGGTCACCGGCCTGTACTTCTACGACGGCGGTGTCGTCGACATCGCCCGCGGGCTGAAGCCGTCCCCGCGCGGAGAGCTGGAGATCACCGACGTCAACCGGGCCTACCTGGAGCGCGGGCGGGCGCGGCTGGTCAACCTCGGCCGGGGATTCGTCTGGTTCGACACCGGGACGCCGGAGGCGCTCTTCCAGGCCGGCCAGTACGTGTGGGCGATCGAAGAGCGCCAGGGCG
It encodes:
- a CDS encoding NDP-hexose 2,3-dehydratase family protein, which encodes MTATRRPAPSLLPRRDGASVQRRLAVSALAAGRAGTPAWLAGCAERFRMAVERVPLDGMAQWREDPATGTIGHASGRFFTVEGMEVRAPGLPVESWSQPVIHQPEVGILGILAKEFDGVLHLLMQAKAEPGNANGLQLSPTVQATRSNYTRVHQGRPVPYLDYFRHASRHNVIVDVRQSEQGSWFFRKRNRNMVVETTDDVEVLDGFRWLTLGQVHALLHVDDTVNMDSRTVLGCLPTAGADLTALLDVPGTDPFHSALLRSLDPGAGSLHATTEVLSWITEVRTMTDMRARLVPLGQVAGWRRTAAAVAHGSGRYFEVIGVRVRAEGREVAHWSQPMIRPVATGVIAFLVCSIGGVLHVLMRASAQPGFVDVIELAPTVQATPANHAHLPAAARPRFLDEVLRARPDRVRFDTVLSEEGGRFFHARNRCLIVETRPDAAAESPGFRWLALHQLGDLVRHGHYLNVEARSLLACMQSLTPAAGAPR
- the rfbA gene encoding glucose-1-phosphate thymidylyltransferase RfbA — protein: MKGIILAGGTGSRLHPASLAVSKQLFPVCGKPMVYYPLSVLMLAGVRDILIISTPVDLPLFRRLLGDGSRLGLRIRYAAQDEPRGLADALLIGADHIGDGPVALVLGDNIFHGNSFVDLLTDNSEDVDGCVLFGHPVNDPERYGVLETDERGRLVSIEEKPERPRSNHVVTGLYFYDGGVVDIARGLKPSPRGELEITDVNRAYLERGRARLVNLGRGFVWFDTGTPEALFQAGQYVWAIEERQGVKVACIEEIALRKGFISADECHQLGAELAGSAYGQYVMAIAKEGVKVCP